In Carassius auratus strain Wakin chromosome 36, ASM336829v1, whole genome shotgun sequence, the following are encoded in one genomic region:
- the LOC113055314 gene encoding protein Asterix, with product MTVNNMADPRRPTKIFRYKPPNTETNPTLEDPTPDYMNLLGMIFSMCGLMLKLKWCAWIAVYCSFISFANSRSSEDTKQMMSSFMLSISAVVMSYLQNPQPMSPPW from the exons atgacCGTGAACAACATGGCAGATCCAAGACGACCGACTAAGATTTTTCG CTACAAGCCACCTAATACAGAAACCAACCCCACATTGGAAGATCCTACACCCGATTACATGAACCTGCTCGGCATGATCTTCAGCATGTGTGGCCTGATGCTCAAG CTTAAATGGTGTGCGTGGATTGCAGTGTATTGCTCGTTCATCAGTTTTGCCAATTCACGGAGCTCAGAGGACACTAAACAAATGATGAGCAGCTTCAT GCTGTCCATATCGGCCGTCGTGATGTCGTATTTGCAGAACCCACAGCCCATGTCGCCACCGTGGTAA